One Thermococcus kodakarensis KOD1 genomic window carries:
- the cas6 gene encoding CRISPR-associated endoribonuclease Cas6 → MVRFLIRLHPENEPFRIPFSHQHYLQGLIYRRIQRVNPDLSLRLHNPKVPKLFTYSLFMGERRELAEDKSSLLGRGKGFFYFSTVVPEIAEAFIGGLLQNPEVELWREKFTVEEVKALAEPERLSGKKFVTLSPIAVTTKRIQFGKPRSYDLSPREPEFYELVRENLREKYVLIYGSKPPEDFEMRVLNAKPKRFEVKPGIFQIAWHLVFRAYGDEGLLRTGYLAGFGEKNSIGFGMVKVDARKERVKKKWKGGADHQKGKEA, encoded by the coding sequence ATGGTCAGGTTCCTAATAAGACTTCATCCTGAGAATGAGCCGTTCCGCATACCATTCAGCCACCAGCACTACTTACAAGGGCTGATATACCGCCGCATTCAGCGCGTTAATCCCGACCTGAGCCTGAGATTACACAACCCTAAAGTTCCAAAACTATTTACGTACTCTCTCTTCATGGGGGAGAGGAGAGAGCTTGCCGAGGATAAGAGTTCTCTGCTCGGCCGCGGAAAGGGCTTCTTCTACTTCTCTACCGTCGTTCCAGAAATTGCGGAGGCATTCATAGGGGGGCTCCTTCAAAACCCTGAGGTCGAGCTGTGGCGGGAGAAGTTCACGGTGGAAGAGGTCAAGGCCTTGGCTGAGCCCGAGAGGCTGAGCGGGAAGAAGTTCGTGACTCTCTCGCCGATAGCCGTGACGACGAAGAGAATCCAGTTCGGGAAGCCGAGGAGCTACGACCTATCACCCAGAGAACCCGAGTTCTACGAACTTGTCAGGGAAAACCTGCGGGAGAAGTACGTCCTCATCTATGGGTCGAAACCGCCTGAAGACTTTGAAATGAGAGTCCTCAACGCCAAGCCGAAGCGCTTCGAGGTCAAGCCGGGAATCTTCCAGATAGCGTGGCATCTCGTGTTCAGGGCCTACGGGGACGAAGGCTTGTTGAGGACGGGCTATCTTGCTGGCTTCGGCGAGAAGAACTCGATAGGGTTTGGGATGGTGAAGGTTGATGCGCGGAAGGAGAGGGTGAAGAAGAAATGGAAAGGAGGTGCGGACCATCAGAAAGGAAAAGAGGCTTGA
- a CDS encoding acetate--CoA ligase family protein — MDRIAKAREIIEKAKAENRPLVEPEAKEILRLYGVPVPDFKVATNEEEAVKFAREIGYPVVMKIVSPQIIHKSDAGGVKVNIKNDEEARQAFRTIMENARNYKPDADLWGVIIYRMLPLGKEVIVGMIRDPQFGPAIMFGLGGIFVEILKDVSFRVAPISKDEALEMIKEIKAYPILAGARGEKPVDIEALADIIVKVGELALELPEIRELDINPIFAYEDGAVAVDARMLL, encoded by the coding sequence ATGGACAGGATCGCAAAGGCTAGGGAGATAATTGAGAAGGCCAAGGCCGAAAACAGGCCGCTCGTTGAGCCGGAGGCGAAGGAAATTCTCAGGCTCTACGGCGTCCCGGTTCCGGACTTCAAGGTCGCCACCAACGAGGAAGAAGCTGTAAAGTTCGCTCGCGAAATCGGCTACCCGGTCGTTATGAAGATCGTTTCTCCGCAGATCATCCACAAGAGCGACGCCGGTGGTGTCAAGGTCAACATCAAGAACGATGAAGAAGCTAGACAGGCCTTCAGGACCATCATGGAGAACGCGAGGAACTACAAGCCCGATGCTGACCTCTGGGGCGTCATCATCTACAGGATGCTCCCGCTCGGCAAAGAAGTTATAGTCGGTATGATCCGCGACCCGCAGTTCGGCCCGGCCATTATGTTTGGTCTCGGTGGAATCTTCGTCGAGATACTCAAGGACGTCAGCTTCCGCGTTGCCCCGATAAGCAAGGACGAGGCCCTTGAGATGATAAAGGAGATCAAGGCCTACCCGATCCTCGCCGGAGCGCGTGGCGAGAAGCCCGTCGACATCGAGGCCCTCGCTGACATCATCGTCAAGGTCGGCGAGCTCGCCCTCGAGCTTCCGGAGATCAGAGAGCTCGACATCAACCCGATCTTCGCCTACGAGGACGGCGCCGTTGCCGTTGACGCGAGGATGCTTCTCTGA
- the cas7i gene encoding type I-B CRISPR-associated protein Cas7/Cst2/DevR codes for MRFATGLVLIDAPHSALNMLGIDESLADRNVTRVKTFKRGGKRYPYVSSQAWRYWWRSTLKEHFNWELSPLYREQKQVFTAANPLKYPDDDVFGYMRAFKKGGVNVTVTRVSPLKNTPLISVLPDRNSLTVDEGYASRHEGDPVPYSQEFYSTVFKGAFSLDLDAVGRFTIISKAGFKNLLTREDLPKNRNKNNEEIFQEVEEMEKLAKELGVQMNEKEWVMPSEIRKKRASEAIKALRLLSGGAKQTQYHTDITPKFVLLLNVEAGINPFISDVVFEDKGDIKFDAEALSKRLGDLRDVIPEGAKLYLGYDEGFVKSLGWDMNDIVQKLEESGIEVFLGTVKEAIEEFVKEVEAYYG; via the coding sequence ATGAGGTTCGCAACAGGGCTGGTTTTGATAGACGCACCCCACTCGGCGCTGAACATGCTTGGCATAGATGAAAGCCTCGCGGACAGGAACGTTACGAGGGTCAAAACCTTTAAACGCGGCGGAAAGCGCTATCCCTACGTCTCCTCGCAGGCCTGGCGCTACTGGTGGCGTTCCACTCTGAAAGAGCACTTCAACTGGGAGCTTTCACCGCTTTACAGGGAGCAGAAGCAGGTGTTTACGGCAGCAAACCCACTCAAGTACCCTGACGATGACGTTTTTGGCTATATGAGGGCCTTCAAGAAAGGCGGCGTTAACGTAACAGTCACAAGAGTCTCTCCGCTTAAGAACACCCCACTCATTTCGGTTCTCCCTGACAGGAACTCCCTAACAGTTGACGAAGGCTATGCTTCAAGACACGAGGGCGATCCCGTTCCCTATAGCCAAGAGTTCTATTCCACGGTCTTCAAGGGTGCATTCTCATTAGACTTAGATGCAGTTGGGCGCTTCACAATCATAAGCAAGGCGGGCTTCAAGAACCTTCTCACGAGAGAAGATCTCCCTAAGAACAGAAACAAAAACAACGAAGAGATATTCCAGGAAGTCGAGGAAATGGAAAAGCTTGCTAAAGAGCTTGGAGTCCAGATGAACGAAAAAGAATGGGTTATGCCCTCTGAGATAAGGAAGAAACGCGCGAGTGAAGCCATAAAAGCCCTTCGCCTCCTCTCGGGTGGAGCTAAGCAGACGCAGTACCACACGGACATAACACCCAAGTTTGTGCTCCTCCTTAATGTTGAAGCAGGAATAAATCCGTTCATAAGCGACGTAGTCTTCGAGGACAAAGGAGACATCAAGTTTGACGCAGAAGCTCTATCGAAGAGGCTGGGCGACCTTAGGGATGTCATTCCAGAGGGAGCAAAGCTCTACCTTGGCTATGACGAGGGCTTCGTTAAGTCCCTTGGCTGGGATATGAACGATATCGTCCAGAAGCTTGAGGAGAGCGGTATTGAAGTGTTCCTCGGAACAGTGAAGGAAGCTATAGAGGAGTTCGTGAAAGAAGTCGAGGCGTACTACGGGTGA
- the cas8a1 gene encoding type I-B CRISPR-associated protein Cas8b1/Cst1 — protein MRTIRKEKRLDKFLTKSEEQKTQSKDTDTTTTSSLFTWTGHPFTDAGLVALLLLSGKKKPEELSKEDIENVVNFASRLYARKEWSSGYIHAMMLPNSGILMANPSMAKKRTPEAIKKNLLSLLNEKEDPRAPICEICGRRHARIKPVYRSDFPLVGTGGVPNYFPSGKDGANICSHCLFLAQMMPLVAYRLSRVLIIHAYPYQLMLEFHKEAIEDIKKSELASTARDFKRPENFLFEKLTEIGTKFEIGKLENASITLYYFVNNNQSQEMEVIYIPNPVLRFVAFAARVDRAGWKKIVSMGWNKGCAKRLSKKPEEIPKSCSNDVYSKLLSGGSILPYFIDFQNRKVNASWRLLSFYCSEVLGLDREALEFIKGIADRIVETVEKLPDNKLSRRIRELERAEKLYQFESFFIRVEKDRQELGIPEALMSFDDFARILTSYGEDLNVSWKTVKNLLLFRIYEKLHDRLMKASAEEVEAEENEEEFEEGGEE, from the coding sequence GTGCGGACCATCAGAAAGGAAAAGAGGCTTGATAAGTTCCTGACAAAATCCGAGGAGCAAAAAACTCAGAGCAAAGATACAGATACGACAACTACATCATCGCTTTTCACGTGGACAGGACATCCATTTACTGACGCAGGACTTGTTGCACTGTTGCTTTTAAGTGGGAAGAAAAAGCCCGAAGAGCTGAGTAAAGAGGACATTGAAAATGTTGTAAATTTTGCTTCTAGGTTATATGCTCGAAAAGAATGGAGTTCAGGGTACATACACGCAATGATGCTCCCAAACAGTGGAATTCTTATGGCAAACCCCAGTATGGCCAAGAAAAGAACACCAGAAGCAATTAAAAAGAATCTCCTCAGTTTGCTCAATGAGAAAGAAGACCCAAGAGCCCCAATATGTGAGATTTGTGGAAGAAGGCACGCTAGGATTAAGCCCGTATATCGCTCCGACTTTCCACTTGTAGGCACTGGAGGAGTTCCGAACTATTTCCCCTCTGGGAAAGATGGGGCAAACATCTGCTCCCACTGCTTATTCCTAGCCCAGATGATGCCATTAGTTGCATATAGGCTCTCTAGGGTTCTTATAATTCATGCATATCCATACCAGCTGATGCTTGAGTTCCACAAGGAGGCTATAGAAGACATCAAAAAGAGCGAACTTGCTTCTACTGCCCGGGACTTCAAGAGGCCTGAAAACTTCCTGTTTGAGAAACTCACAGAGATAGGAACGAAGTTCGAAATCGGTAAACTCGAAAATGCCTCGATTACGCTCTACTACTTCGTTAACAACAATCAGAGCCAAGAAATGGAAGTAATATACATCCCCAACCCAGTTCTCCGCTTCGTCGCCTTTGCGGCCAGAGTGGACAGGGCAGGATGGAAGAAGATAGTCTCAATGGGATGGAACAAAGGATGTGCCAAAAGGCTCTCTAAGAAACCAGAGGAAATTCCTAAGTCTTGTTCTAATGATGTCTACTCAAAACTTCTTTCAGGCGGGAGCATTCTACCCTACTTCATCGATTTCCAAAACCGCAAGGTCAATGCAAGTTGGAGGCTCCTCTCATTTTACTGCTCGGAGGTGTTGGGTTTGGATAGAGAAGCCTTGGAGTTTATTAAAGGGATTGCCGACAGGATTGTGGAAACTGTCGAGAAATTACCCGATAACAAGCTCTCAAGGCGCATCAGGGAGCTTGAGAGGGCAGAGAAGCTCTACCAGTTCGAAAGCTTCTTCATAAGAGTCGAAAAAGATCGGCAGGAGCTTGGCATTCCCGAGGCTCTGATGAGCTTTGATGACTTTGCAAGAATATTGACCAGCTACGGCGAAGATCTGAACGTCTCCTGGAAGACCGTTAAGAATCTTCTCCTTTTCCGCATCTATGAAAAGCTCCATGACAGGCTCATGAAGGCCTCCGCTGAGGAGGTCGAAGCCGAAGAGAACGAAGAAGAATTTGAGGAGGGTGGTGAAGAATGA
- a CDS encoding lectin-like domain-containing protein translates to MTTRKRASVLLVMMLFLAIVPYKASAGNSIQGYFTTIKSTVKTFFGGDYNGWNPQLKIVPGSEVRISRDEIRVGADFFKEEYSGVKGGKGYYLIAYGTVKSYLDSIATNWPGDDRSPLWHMNIQTYDSDYSTDLFSEILAIEILRTLLPEYNGVDLKAVANGRFEDINSKYSTLGKSDVMKWIQKISNPQVMQVIARRMNDFAGGIPNRNLSTIPDIYGAPYRTAVLVALVEEVDPQLSEEVPFDIPGEILELARVYVGQNRGWDYLNRATMALPILPIKHLSITILGTNYTIGNGIDVLMIDTTNREYLLGLWNGTDYSVILKIKYLNATNLAITPVKYAERAGAILHAGEYPVTLTPSSIGRTIKTPLAGFPWELSEVVMYWTGNPTSYLNYNIKKEGNSYVYEGDPGGLRITPLAEGSFLVTFTNRDGFTFIFGNAAINVTGDMKGKTYLVYPREGAIIQWNSIQMPTTALISANSFDNWHVVGNAYVDPTINAIVLTPDQGYKAGATWYLIPVDLTMTFQARAKFYSGRCGGGDGIWVGFQNAGTNVVGGTGSGVGISGIWPAVGFRIWEIGRSVDLYLNGNFQEITSGVCFADEKEHDMLFYWDPDTETLGIKIDNTYEYTKNIDLISELGQTAYFGFTGGTGGARNLHYVKPIFVGVSLEDLKDLIESTREFLQNVSSLGVDVSDLMTTLSSAEESLQGVDPSDTRTISKISKEVAGIQTEAITRLANKVADLYYKVSLARSVGLSDISLDVNFESGKNSMISGDLTNALKYLNDAFNEANSMAKESLDEIEQNITSLMSEAIKYGVAIGDLKDRQKIIEASKSQGDYVSAYVEAMKIYKQLSKKVEIAKQKTTEQTTTTQSNNKTLEQKTEETTTTQRTSESSPESATTEYPLKVGDWAKYKLKFEASGDNEKISGSIEYKVVVINVDDQGFTIRFEDVKGDLDKYKKLWGDEGKIKEGDTLTIPWDVEPGDNNIYADPKKLPEDGKVKNMIETWEYDTRTGLLKSYKGSVDLFGVKISEEIHLESSNAVKGGSSGSGGICGPAMFITLALVPLILRKKRF, encoded by the coding sequence ATGACCACAAGAAAACGTGCTAGCGTTCTGTTAGTGATGATGTTGTTCTTGGCAATTGTGCCATATAAAGCATCCGCAGGCAACAGCATCCAAGGTTACTTTACTACAATAAAGAGTACGGTGAAAACATTCTTCGGGGGAGATTACAACGGGTGGAACCCACAACTTAAGATAGTTCCCGGGTCAGAGGTCAGGATTTCAAGAGACGAGATACGAGTCGGTGCAGACTTCTTCAAAGAAGAGTATTCTGGCGTTAAAGGTGGTAAAGGATATTACCTAATCGCTTATGGCACCGTGAAGAGCTATCTAGACAGTATTGCCACAAACTGGCCCGGAGATGACAGAAGTCCTCTCTGGCACATGAACATCCAGACATACGACTCGGACTATTCAACAGATCTGTTCAGTGAGATCCTTGCAATCGAGATTCTAAGAACTCTGCTCCCGGAATACAACGGAGTTGATCTAAAGGCCGTGGCCAATGGTAGGTTTGAAGATATAAACTCGAAGTACTCAACCCTCGGCAAATCTGATGTCATGAAATGGATTCAGAAAATATCAAACCCCCAAGTTATGCAAGTGATCGCCCGCAGGATGAATGATTTTGCTGGCGGGATACCTAATAGGAATCTATCTACAATCCCCGACATCTATGGTGCTCCATACAGAACGGCAGTTTTGGTGGCTCTAGTTGAAGAAGTAGATCCTCAGCTTTCAGAAGAGGTTCCATTTGATATTCCCGGGGAAATTCTCGAACTAGCCAGAGTGTATGTTGGACAGAATCGGGGCTGGGACTACCTTAATCGTGCAACCATGGCACTTCCCATACTTCCCATAAAGCACCTAAGCATTACTATCCTTGGCACCAATTACACCATAGGAAACGGGATCGATGTTCTCATGATAGACACCACAAATAGAGAATACCTTCTTGGCCTCTGGAACGGGACTGACTACTCGGTTATCCTGAAGATAAAATACCTGAACGCAACTAACCTAGCAATAACACCCGTAAAATATGCAGAAAGAGCTGGGGCTATTCTCCATGCAGGAGAATACCCTGTCACACTAACTCCAAGTTCAATTGGCAGGACTATAAAGACCCCCCTCGCAGGATTCCCCTGGGAATTAAGTGAAGTTGTTATGTACTGGACAGGTAACCCAACCAGTTATCTGAACTACAACATCAAGAAAGAGGGGAACTCCTACGTTTATGAAGGCGATCCAGGAGGTCTCAGGATAACACCCCTTGCAGAAGGCTCGTTCCTTGTGACATTCACGAACAGGGATGGCTTTACATTCATATTTGGAAACGCCGCAATTAACGTAACAGGGGACATGAAAGGAAAGACGTACCTTGTATATCCAAGAGAAGGGGCCATAATCCAGTGGAACTCTATTCAGATGCCCACAACGGCTTTGATAAGTGCAAACTCCTTTGATAACTGGCATGTTGTGGGCAACGCATATGTGGATCCAACCATTAACGCCATCGTGTTAACTCCAGATCAGGGATACAAAGCGGGAGCAACGTGGTATCTGATCCCAGTAGATCTAACGATGACCTTCCAAGCTAGGGCAAAGTTCTATTCAGGTCGCTGTGGAGGGGGAGATGGCATTTGGGTTGGATTCCAGAACGCTGGTACTAATGTTGTTGGCGGAACCGGCAGTGGTGTTGGTATTAGTGGTATTTGGCCAGCAGTAGGATTTAGAATATGGGAAATCGGAAGAAGCGTTGATCTCTATCTAAACGGCAACTTCCAAGAGATTACAAGCGGTGTTTGCTTCGCAGACGAAAAAGAACATGATATGTTGTTCTATTGGGACCCCGATACAGAGACACTTGGCATCAAAATTGATAACACTTATGAATACACTAAGAACATAGACCTGATATCCGAACTGGGACAGACCGCATACTTTGGATTCACCGGTGGTACTGGCGGTGCCCGTAATCTGCACTACGTAAAGCCAATATTCGTTGGAGTATCTCTGGAAGACCTCAAAGACCTCATTGAAAGCACTCGCGAATTCCTTCAGAATGTCTCCTCCCTTGGTGTTGATGTCAGCGATCTCATGACAACGCTCAGCTCAGCGGAGGAATCTCTTCAAGGTGTTGATCCTTCAGACACACGTACGATTTCAAAGATTTCTAAAGAAGTAGCAGGAATACAGACCGAAGCTATAACAAGGCTCGCCAACAAAGTTGCAGATCTGTATTACAAAGTCTCTCTCGCCAGATCAGTTGGTCTGAGCGATATCTCATTGGATGTTAACTTTGAGTCAGGTAAGAATTCAATGATATCCGGTGACTTAACCAATGCATTAAAGTACCTTAACGATGCATTTAATGAAGCAAATTCAATGGCCAAAGAGTCCCTCGATGAGATAGAGCAGAACATAACATCGTTGATGTCAGAGGCCATCAAGTACGGAGTAGCTATAGGCGACCTTAAGGATAGACAAAAAATCATTGAGGCTTCGAAGTCTCAAGGAGACTACGTATCCGCGTACGTCGAAGCAATGAAAATATATAAGCAACTCTCAAAGAAAGTTGAAATTGCAAAGCAGAAGACCACAGAACAAACAACCACAACACAATCGAATAATAAAACTCTAGAACAGAAAACAGAAGAGACAACAACCACTCAAAGAACCTCTGAGAGTTCTCCTGAAAGCGCTACCACCGAGTATCCACTTAAAGTTGGAGACTGGGCAAAGTACAAACTCAAGTTCGAAGCATCAGGAGACAACGAGAAGATCTCGGGATCAATAGAGTACAAAGTCGTCGTCATAAATGTGGATGATCAGGGGTTCACCATTAGGTTTGAAGACGTCAAAGGAGATCTGGACAAATACAAGAAGTTATGGGGCGATGAAGGAAAAATCAAAGAAGGTGATACCCTAACCATTCCGTGGGATGTGGAACCAGGAGATAACAACATTTACGCAGACCCCAAAAAATTGCCAGAGGACGGAAAAGTTAAGAATATGATAGAAACATGGGAATATGATACGAGAACAGGCTTGCTAAAGAGTTACAAGGGATCAGTAGATCTATTCGGTGTAAAGATCAGCGAGGAGATTCATCTGGAATCATCCAACGCTGTCAAAGGTGGCAGTTCCGGCAGTGGAGGAATATGTGGGCCCGCAATGTTCATTACTCTAGCGCTAGTTCCTCTAATCCTCAGAAAAAAGCGATTTTGA
- a CDS encoding DUF4139 domain-containing protein, translating to MEKKWVLAAGAVVILLLAVFSFQGERAVEGTTAVALYNSVGIGVVEKTLTLELNEGLNNVPLKELEGLNVAEVTIMPPEGVEVLGIFSRGTNEDAYSANVGMDVEVKLDTGETIQGKFYGLKDGKLVVEGEDYYLIDPAKVVYFKASTLDESSVYAVLRAEKKGEYNVTLIYRVEGMNWKSRYKLYIGERAKLQGYVVITNPTAVGLESADVLLVAGDVQLYQTLPGPRVVYSLDEKASQATVGEPQKLEAFYVYALGTANINPSSTMVYPYVSMEVPFQREYLYESWVADGERPVYESISFKTDKVLPAGIVEVYRESEGRALLIGEMSIEHTPRDDVVRIGIGRDYDLKGRTTVLDVQRSDDRTYYKIKIEVENFGNDTKTVIIRHHKSGNLLSSSVEPIDETASYVEFSLTVNPGEKKEVVFEYSYK from the coding sequence ATGGAGAAAAAGTGGGTTCTTGCCGCTGGCGCCGTTGTGATTCTTCTGCTGGCAGTCTTCTCGTTTCAGGGTGAAAGGGCAGTCGAGGGCACGACAGCGGTCGCCCTTTACAACTCCGTGGGTATAGGAGTCGTTGAAAAAACGCTGACCCTTGAGTTGAACGAGGGCCTAAACAACGTTCCCCTAAAGGAGCTGGAAGGGCTCAACGTTGCGGAAGTCACGATTATGCCCCCTGAGGGGGTTGAAGTCCTCGGAATATTCAGCAGGGGAACAAACGAAGATGCCTACAGCGCCAACGTTGGAATGGACGTTGAGGTAAAGCTGGACACCGGGGAAACAATCCAGGGAAAGTTCTACGGCCTCAAAGACGGAAAGCTGGTGGTCGAGGGTGAGGACTACTACCTGATCGACCCGGCAAAGGTCGTTTACTTTAAGGCCTCAACCCTTGACGAGTCAAGTGTCTACGCCGTTCTCCGTGCCGAGAAAAAGGGCGAGTACAACGTCACCTTAATCTACCGCGTTGAGGGGATGAACTGGAAGAGCAGGTACAAGCTTTACATAGGAGAGAGAGCGAAACTCCAGGGATACGTCGTCATAACCAACCCGACGGCGGTTGGGCTTGAAAGCGCGGACGTTCTCCTCGTTGCGGGCGATGTTCAGCTCTACCAGACCCTACCAGGGCCGAGGGTAGTTTACTCCCTCGACGAAAAGGCATCCCAGGCCACCGTCGGAGAACCTCAGAAGCTCGAAGCGTTCTACGTCTATGCACTTGGAACGGCCAACATAAACCCGTCGAGCACGATGGTTTATCCCTACGTATCAATGGAAGTCCCGTTCCAGAGGGAGTACCTCTACGAGAGCTGGGTAGCCGACGGAGAGCGGCCGGTTTACGAGTCGATCTCCTTCAAAACGGACAAAGTCCTCCCGGCGGGCATCGTGGAAGTCTACCGCGAAAGCGAAGGAAGAGCCCTACTGATCGGTGAGATGAGCATAGAGCACACGCCGAGGGATGACGTTGTGAGAATAGGCATCGGCAGGGACTACGACCTGAAGGGAAGGACGACCGTGCTGGACGTCCAGCGGAGTGATGACAGGACGTATTACAAGATAAAGATAGAGGTCGAGAACTTTGGAAACGATACGAAAACCGTTATTATTAGACACCACAAGAGCGGGAATCTCCTAAGCTCGAGCGTTGAACCCATTGACGAAACTGCCAGCTACGTGGAGTTCAGCCTCACCGTGAACCCTGGAGAAAAGAAGGAAGTAGTCTTTGAGTACAGTTATAAATGA